ATAAAACTGCTTGAAAATAAAAATCTAACGGTATTATAGCATTCTTTGTCCCGCTGAATCAATTATTTTAGCGGGAAGAACGGTTTTCAACCGCTTGGACAAGTTATTTTTCATCTCCGAGATTTTTCATTGGGTGGTTCTTGAAACGGGGTTGTGCAAACATTTAAAGTTGTTAAATGTACATAAAACTGTTGATGGCGGGTGCCGGACGGGCGTTTTGGTTTGACCGGAAGGGGGAGCGGCTCGATAATGAGGGTTAACTTTTTGCCTGTTAAAGGGTTGTAGATGGCGGAATCTGAAGACCGGTTGGCGGCGTTGCGTCGTCAGATCGACGAATTGGACGAGCAGTTGGTGGAACTGCTGAACCGCCGGGCGCAGGTGGTGGTCGAGGTGGGGGCGCTGAAGCGGACCAGCTCGATCTCGTACTACGCCCCGGACCGCGAGAAGGCGGTGCTGGACCGGATCATGGCGTTGAACAAGGGGCCGCTGCCGTCGAAGGTGCTGGTGGCGATCTGGCGGGAGATGATGAGCGGGTCGCTGCTGCTGGAAAAGCCGCTCCAGGTGGGCTATCTGGGCCCGGAGGGGAGCTATTCGCACCTGGCGGCGACGGGCAAGTTCGGGGTGAGCGTCGATTACGTTCCGTTTCCGGACATTCGCAGCATTTTCATCGAGGTGTCGCGGCGTCACTGCGATCTGGGGGTGGTGCCGGTGGAGAATTCGGTGGGCGGGACGGTGATCGACACGCTGGACGCGTTCGTGGAACTGCAGGTGAAGATCTGCGCGGAGACGATCGTGCCGATCCATCACAATCTGCTGGCGAATTGCCCGATGGAGCAGGTCAAGATCATCTATTCGAAGCCGGAGGTGTTCGCCCAGTGCCGGAACTGGCTGGCGACGCAGATGCGCGAGGTGCAGACGATGCCGGTGGCGTCGAGTTCGCGGGCGGCGGAACTGGCGGCCAAGCAGCCGGAGGCGGCGGCGATCGGTTCGGCCCTGGCGGCGGAGCTGTACGATCTGAAGATCGTCTGCGAGAACATCGAGGACAACCCGAACAACTGCACGCGGTTTTTCGTGATCAGCCCGGA
Above is a window of Phycisphaerae bacterium DNA encoding:
- the pheA gene encoding prephenate dehydratase, producing the protein MAESEDRLAALRRQIDELDEQLVELLNRRAQVVVEVGALKRTSSISYYAPDREKAVLDRIMALNKGPLPSKVLVAIWREMMSGSLLLEKPLQVGYLGPEGSYSHLAATGKFGVSVDYVPFPDIRSIFIEVSRRHCDLGVVPVENSVGGTVIDTLDAFVELQVKICAETIVPIHHNLLANCPMEQVKIIYSKPEVFAQCRNWLATQMREVQTMPVASSSRAAELAAKQPEAAAIGSALAAELYDLKIVCENIEDNPNNCTRFFVISPESAKRTGRDKTAIMFITADKPGALAGVLEVFRQYGLNLTSITSRPSRKQTWEYYFFVDAEGHQEDTNVSAAIRAAKEHCLQLLVLGSFPRAPEPLI